A part of Spiribacter vilamensis genomic DNA contains:
- the murC gene encoding UDP-N-acetylmuramate--L-alanine ligase, whose protein sequence is MSTIMPSQAGGPGAMGPIHRLHFVGIGGAGMGGIAEVLLNLGYPVSGSDLRENAVVDHLRGLGADIHIGHHGEHVRDADAVVISSAVTEDNPEVVAARAARVPVVPRAEMLAELMRFRFGIAVAGTHGKTTTTSLVASILAEADLDPTFVIGGRLNSAASHARLGAGRYLVAEADESDASFLYLNPMLAVVTNIDADHLDTYGGDFDRLRATFVEFLHHLPFYGLAVLCDEDAELRALAAELGRPARTYGFSPGADLQATEVVADAGRSHFTVCAAGMDPLPVSLNLPGRHNVLNALGAIAVARALDVPDAAIQRALSGFSGIGRRFQQLGRLPVGKGSALLMDDYAHHPREIEAVTEALRSNWPDRRLVVVFQPHRFSRTRDLFDDFARVLGEVDLLLVTEVYGAGEPAVTGADARSLCRAIRLRGQVDPVFVGSLDELVSILPDMLRPEDVVITLGAGSIGTALPRLLAGETAS, encoded by the coding sequence TCCATCGTCTGCATTTCGTGGGAATCGGTGGGGCCGGCATGGGCGGCATCGCCGAGGTTCTGCTCAATCTTGGCTACCCGGTGAGCGGATCCGATCTGCGCGAGAACGCGGTTGTCGATCATCTACGCGGACTGGGGGCGGATATCCACATCGGTCATCACGGTGAGCATGTCCGGGATGCGGACGCAGTGGTCATTTCCAGTGCGGTTACCGAGGACAATCCCGAGGTGGTGGCGGCACGGGCCGCGCGCGTGCCGGTGGTACCGCGTGCCGAGATGCTGGCAGAGCTGATGCGCTTTCGGTTCGGTATCGCGGTGGCAGGCACTCATGGCAAGACCACCACCACCAGCCTGGTTGCGAGCATTCTGGCGGAGGCCGATCTCGATCCCACCTTCGTCATCGGCGGCAGGCTGAACAGCGCCGCAAGCCATGCGCGCCTGGGTGCCGGTCGCTATCTGGTAGCCGAGGCGGACGAGAGTGACGCTTCGTTTCTCTACCTCAATCCGATGCTCGCGGTGGTCACCAATATCGATGCCGATCACCTCGATACCTACGGGGGCGATTTCGATCGGCTACGTGCGACGTTCGTCGAGTTTCTCCACCATCTGCCGTTCTACGGGCTGGCGGTGCTTTGCGACGAGGATGCCGAACTGCGTGCCCTGGCCGCCGAGCTGGGACGCCCGGCACGCACGTATGGCTTCTCCCCGGGCGCCGACCTTCAGGCGACGGAGGTCGTCGCCGACGCTGGTCGCAGTCACTTTACCGTCTGCGCCGCCGGCATGGATCCGCTGCCTGTCTCCCTGAATCTGCCCGGTCGTCACAACGTCCTCAACGCGCTTGGCGCCATCGCCGTGGCGCGTGCACTGGATGTGCCGGATGCCGCGATCCAGCGTGCGCTGAGCGGTTTTTCGGGGATTGGTCGCCGCTTCCAGCAGCTGGGTCGTCTTCCCGTGGGTAAGGGCAGTGCCCTCCTCATGGACGATTACGCCCATCACCCCCGCGAGATCGAGGCGGTCACCGAGGCACTGCGCAGCAACTGGCCCGATCGGCGCCTGGTAGTGGTTTTCCAGCCCCATCGCTTCAGTCGGACCCGGGACCTGTTCGATGACTTCGCACGGGTGCTTGGCGAGGTCGATCTACTGCTCGTGACCGAGGTCTACGGCGCGGGTGAGCCGGCGGTTACCGGTGCCGATGCCCGCAGCCTCTGCCGCGCGATCCGGTTGCGCGGCCAGGTGGACCCCGTGTTTGTCGGCAGCCTCGACGAGCTCGTCTCGATCCTGCCCGACATGCTGCGGCCGGAAGATGTCGTCATCACGCTGGGTGCCGGCAGCATTGGTACGGCGCTGCCGCGTCTCCTGGCCGGGGAGACTGCGTCATGA
- the murB gene encoding UDP-N-acetylmuramate dehydrogenase yields MTALRGQLTTSVPMARHTTWRVGGPAERVYEPADSGDLAAFLASDQAIEPLFWLGLGSNLLIRDGGLRGTVIRLHRGLSSVTDLGAGRVRADAGVPCAKLARWCGRRGYEGAAFFAGIPGTIGGALAMNAGAWGGDTWSQVESVETVSRSGHVRERDPADYEVNYREVRGVADEWFTAATFRFQPGADPAQLKARVRGLLRERAEKQPTGIASGGSVFRNPPGDHAARLIDAAGLKGACEGGARVADKHANFIVHDGDACAADIESLIGRIQSRVQAVHGIALQTEVRIIGEAGSHDA; encoded by the coding sequence ATGACGGCGTTGCGTGGCCAGCTGACGACGTCGGTGCCGATGGCGCGCCACACCACCTGGCGAGTCGGCGGACCGGCGGAGCGTGTCTACGAACCCGCGGACAGCGGCGATCTGGCCGCTTTCCTGGCGAGTGACCAGGCCATCGAGCCGCTTTTCTGGCTGGGACTTGGCAGCAATCTGCTGATTCGCGATGGCGGCCTGCGGGGTACGGTTATCCGCCTGCATCGGGGGTTGTCATCCGTCACCGATCTGGGGGCGGGGCGGGTCCGTGCCGACGCCGGCGTGCCCTGCGCCAAGCTGGCGCGCTGGTGTGGCCGTCGCGGGTATGAGGGGGCGGCGTTTTTCGCCGGTATCCCGGGCACCATCGGTGGCGCGCTGGCAATGAATGCCGGTGCCTGGGGGGGCGATACCTGGTCGCAGGTGGAGTCCGTGGAAACCGTTAGTCGCAGTGGCCATGTCCGCGAGCGCGATCCCGCCGATTACGAGGTGAACTACCGCGAGGTTCGGGGCGTGGCCGATGAGTGGTTCACGGCGGCAACGTTCCGGTTCCAGCCCGGTGCTGACCCCGCCCAGCTCAAGGCGCGCGTCAGGGGGCTACTGCGCGAGCGCGCCGAGAAGCAGCCGACGGGTATCGCGAGCGGCGGGTCGGTATTTCGTAATCCACCGGGTGACCATGCAGCGCGGCTGATTGACGCGGCTGGACTGAAGGGGGCCTGCGAGGGCGGAGCTCGGGTGGCGGACAAGCACGCCAACTTTATCGTCCACGACGGTGATGCCTGCGCTGCCGATATCGAGTCGCTCATCGGCCGGATTCAGTCACGGGTGCAGGCCGTTCACGGCATCGCTCTGCAGACCGAGGTGCGCATCATCGGGGAGGCGGGTTCGCATGACGCATGA
- a CDS encoding D-alanine--D-alanine ligase has protein sequence MTHDHPLDHRDPGRVAVLMGGRSAEREISLASGAECLAALHALGVDAEAFDPAERLVTELVDYDRAFIALHGPGGEDGVIQGALEAMGVPYTGSGVLASALGMDKLRTKGVWQAMGLPTPAFRVLRGDDDPSTVIAALGLPLFVKPLREGSSMGTARVDHAADLATAAEQARAFGDAVLVERCIEGPEYTVALLDGQVLPAIRIEVDAAFYDYRAKYQSDATRMVLPCGLSAAAEAQMGQLAQQAFAAIDASGWGRVDLMADEAGALWLLEVNTIPGMTDHSLVPAAAAARGMAMDELVARILLTSWRRGEAQ, from the coding sequence ATGACGCATGATCATCCCCTCGATCACCGCGATCCGGGCCGCGTCGCCGTGCTCATGGGCGGTCGATCCGCCGAGCGGGAGATTTCTCTGGCGAGCGGCGCCGAGTGCCTGGCGGCATTGCATGCGCTGGGGGTTGATGCCGAGGCTTTCGATCCGGCGGAGCGGTTGGTGACGGAGCTCGTTGATTACGATCGCGCCTTTATCGCTCTGCACGGGCCGGGTGGCGAAGATGGCGTGATCCAGGGAGCGCTCGAGGCCATGGGGGTGCCCTATACCGGCAGCGGCGTGCTGGCGTCGGCATTGGGGATGGACAAATTGCGTACCAAGGGCGTCTGGCAGGCGATGGGACTGCCCACACCCGCCTTCCGCGTGCTGCGCGGCGATGACGACCCGAGCACCGTGATCGCGGCGCTGGGGCTGCCGCTGTTCGTGAAACCGCTGCGTGAAGGCTCGAGCATGGGCACGGCGCGAGTGGATCATGCCGCGGATCTGGCAACCGCCGCCGAGCAGGCGCGGGCCTTTGGTGACGCCGTGCTCGTCGAGCGCTGCATCGAGGGCCCCGAGTATACGGTCGCGCTACTCGACGGCCAGGTGTTGCCGGCGATTCGTATCGAAGTCGACGCGGCTTTCTACGACTACCGCGCCAAATACCAGTCCGACGCCACCCGCATGGTTCTTCCCTGCGGGCTGTCAGCGGCCGCCGAGGCGCAGATGGGTCAGCTCGCACAGCAGGCCTTCGCCGCGATTGATGCCAGCGGCTGGGGCCGCGTGGACCTCATGGCGGATGAGGCGGGTGCGTTATGGCTGCTCGAGGTCAACACCATCCCGGGGATGACCGACCACTCGCTCGTCCCTGCGGCCGCCGCGGCGCGCGGGATGGCGATGGACGAGCTCGTGGCCCGGATTCTGCTGACAAGCTGGAGGCGTGGTGAGGCGCAGTGA
- a CDS encoding cell division protein FtsQ/DivIB codes for MKRVSGKTAMLLVGVAMLIAVAGAAWYALDRGLVRPLLPLERVGFDGELAQLQETDLRKVLTGHLTGGLLSVDVGAIRGAVESLPWVATATVRRVWPDALRITVAAHEPVAIWGRGALITADAEVFRPSPLPDLALPDLAGPPGSAARVLERYQGVMTLLEAAPLELESLSLNERRAWTLTLAGGGRLHLGRTSVNARLARFIAAWAEIPEADTRELGVADLRYPDGFALRWQDED; via the coding sequence GTGAAAAGGGTTTCCGGGAAAACCGCCATGCTGCTGGTCGGTGTGGCGATGCTGATAGCCGTGGCCGGGGCTGCGTGGTACGCCCTCGACCGGGGGCTGGTGCGGCCGTTGCTGCCGCTCGAGCGGGTCGGCTTCGACGGCGAGCTTGCCCAGCTGCAGGAGACGGATCTGCGCAAGGTGCTTACGGGACATCTGACCGGTGGGCTACTGAGCGTGGATGTCGGGGCGATCCGTGGCGCGGTCGAGTCATTGCCCTGGGTGGCAACGGCGACCGTGCGGCGGGTCTGGCCCGACGCGCTACGGATTACTGTCGCCGCACACGAGCCGGTGGCGATCTGGGGGAGGGGGGCCCTGATTACCGCCGACGCGGAGGTGTTCCGGCCCAGCCCGCTGCCCGATCTGGCGCTGCCCGACCTGGCCGGACCGCCTGGCAGCGCGGCCCGTGTCCTCGAGCGCTACCAGGGGGTTATGACGCTGCTCGAGGCGGCCCCACTAGAGCTGGAGTCGCTTTCACTCAACGAGCGCCGCGCCTGGACACTGACACTTGCGGGGGGTGGCCGCCTGCATCTGGGTCGCACCTCGGTCAACGCCCGACTGGCGCGCTTCATTGCCGCCTGGGCGGAGATACCCGAGGCCGACACCCGAGAACTGGGGGTAGCCGATCTGCGCTACCCGGACGGATTTGCCCTGCGCTGGCAGGACGAGGATTGA
- the ftsA gene encoding cell division protein FtsA, producing the protein MTRKQERNLLVGLDIGTSKVVAIVGEMQTSGDVEVIGIGSHSSRGLKKGVVVNIESTVQSIQRAVEEAELMAGCQIHSVYVGIAGSHVRSLNSHGIVAIKDREVTRSDVERVLDAARAVAIPADQEILHTLPQEYIIDSQEGVREPIGMSGVRLEAKVHMVTGAVSAAQNIVKCIRRCGLEVDDVILEQLASSHAVLTEDEKELGVCLVDIGGGTTDIAVFTDGAIRHTAVIPIAGDQVTNDIAVALRTPTQHAEDIKMRYACALSQLATSDETIEVPSVGDRPPRRLSRQTLAEVVEPRYEELMTLIQAELRRSGFEDLIAAGVVMTGGSSKMEGAVDLAEEVFHTPVRLGLPQHMTGLTDVVRNPIYSTGVGLLHGGWQHRDESRPELSAGGTQGFTAVWGRMKDWFKGNF; encoded by the coding sequence ATGACAAGGAAACAGGAACGCAACCTCCTGGTGGGCCTCGATATCGGCACATCCAAGGTCGTCGCGATCGTTGGCGAGATGCAGACCAGTGGTGACGTCGAGGTAATCGGCATTGGCTCGCACAGCTCGCGCGGGCTCAAGAAGGGCGTCGTGGTGAATATCGAATCCACGGTGCAATCGATCCAGCGTGCGGTGGAGGAGGCCGAGCTCATGGCGGGCTGCCAGATCCACTCCGTCTACGTCGGTATCGCCGGTAGCCACGTCCGTTCGCTCAACTCCCACGGCATTGTCGCGATCAAGGATCGTGAAGTGACCCGCAGCGATGTCGAGCGCGTTCTCGATGCTGCCCGGGCGGTCGCCATCCCGGCGGACCAGGAAATCCTCCATACCCTGCCGCAGGAATACATCATCGATAGCCAGGAGGGGGTGCGCGAGCCGATCGGCATGTCCGGCGTGCGCCTCGAGGCCAAGGTCCACATGGTCACCGGCGCGGTGAGCGCGGCACAGAACATCGTCAAATGCATCCGCCGCTGCGGGCTCGAGGTCGACGACGTGATCCTCGAGCAGCTCGCCTCGAGTCATGCGGTGCTCACCGAGGACGAAAAGGAACTCGGCGTCTGCCTGGTGGATATCGGCGGCGGGACGACCGACATCGCGGTGTTCACCGATGGCGCGATCCGCCATACCGCGGTGATTCCGATCGCCGGCGACCAGGTGACCAACGACATTGCGGTGGCGCTGCGTACCCCCACGCAGCACGCCGAGGACATCAAGATGCGTTACGCCTGTGCGCTTTCGCAGCTGGCGACCAGCGACGAGACCATCGAGGTGCCATCGGTGGGCGATCGGCCGCCGCGTCGGCTGTCACGCCAGACCCTGGCGGAGGTGGTCGAACCGCGCTACGAGGAGCTCATGACACTGATCCAGGCGGAGCTGCGGCGGAGCGGGTTCGAGGACCTGATCGCCGCCGGCGTGGTAATGACCGGTGGCAGCTCGAAGATGGAAGGCGCGGTGGATCTGGCCGAGGAGGTGTTCCACACCCCCGTGCGGCTGGGTCTGCCCCAGCACATGACCGGACTGACAGACGTCGTCCGCAATCCGATCTACTCCACGGGCGTGGGCCTGCTGCATGGCGGCTGGCAGCACCGTGATGAATCGCGTCCGGAACTCTCGGCCGGCGGAACCCAGGGGTTCACGGCGGTCTGGGGCCGGATGAAAGACTGGTTCAAGGGAAATTTCTGA
- the ftsZ gene encoding cell division protein FtsZ, giving the protein MFELMDSYNQNAVIKVIGVGGGGGNAVQHMVSADVEGVDFICANTDAQALRNSSARTTLQLGQGITKGLGAGAHPQVGREAADNDRERIAEVLEGADMVFITAGMGGGTGTGAAPVVAQIAREMGVLTVAVVTKPFPFEGKKRMTVADEGIRELEREVDSLITIPNEKLLSVLGQDLTLLNAFKSANDVLLGAVKGIAELITRPGLINVDFADVRTVMSEMGMAVMGSGESSGEGRAREAAERAIACPLLEDANIAGANGVLVNVTAGLDLSIGEFDEVGSAIKEFASDEATVVVGTVIDPELEGEIRVTVVATGLAPARPADEPVAAPAARLVPRKAASGDPASETPERPAARQRTGTTGSGAAAGSGAAAGSDMEYLDIPAFLRRQAD; this is encoded by the coding sequence ATGTTTGAATTAATGGATAGCTACAATCAAAACGCGGTGATCAAGGTCATCGGCGTCGGTGGAGGCGGCGGTAATGCCGTGCAGCATATGGTCTCCGCCGACGTCGAGGGCGTGGATTTCATCTGTGCCAACACCGATGCCCAGGCGCTGCGCAACAGCTCGGCGCGCACGACGCTGCAGCTCGGTCAGGGCATTACCAAGGGGCTGGGTGCCGGCGCTCACCCGCAGGTCGGACGTGAGGCGGCGGATAACGATCGCGAGCGTATTGCCGAGGTGCTCGAGGGGGCCGACATGGTGTTTATCACCGCCGGTATGGGCGGTGGTACGGGCACTGGCGCCGCGCCGGTCGTCGCACAGATCGCCCGCGAGATGGGTGTGCTTACCGTGGCCGTCGTAACCAAGCCGTTTCCGTTCGAGGGCAAGAAACGGATGACCGTTGCCGATGAGGGGATCCGCGAGCTCGAGCGCGAGGTGGATTCACTGATCACCATCCCCAACGAAAAGCTGCTCTCGGTGCTGGGCCAGGACCTGACGCTGCTCAATGCCTTCAAGTCGGCCAACGACGTATTGCTGGGCGCGGTGAAGGGCATCGCCGAGCTGATCACCCGACCCGGCCTGATCAACGTCGACTTTGCCGACGTGCGTACCGTGATGTCGGAGATGGGCATGGCGGTAATGGGATCCGGCGAATCGAGCGGTGAGGGGCGTGCCCGCGAGGCGGCCGAACGGGCCATCGCCTGCCCGCTGCTCGAGGATGCCAACATCGCTGGCGCCAACGGGGTGCTCGTTAATGTGACCGCAGGCCTGGATCTGTCCATCGGCGAGTTCGACGAGGTGGGCAGTGCGATCAAGGAGTTTGCCTCGGATGAGGCAACGGTGGTGGTCGGAACGGTAATCGACCCCGAACTCGAGGGGGAGATTCGGGTGACGGTGGTTGCCACCGGCCTGGCACCTGCACGACCGGCGGATGAGCCGGTAGCGGCACCAGCGGCGCGGTTGGTGCCCCGCAAGGCGGCGAGTGGTGATCCCGCCAGCGAGACGCCGGAGCGCCCCGCCGCCCGTCAGCGGACTGGCACGACCGGCAGCGGGGCAGCGGCCGGTAGCGGGGCAGCAGCCGGCAGCGACATGGAGTATCTCGATATTCCGGCATTCCTGAGGCGGCAGGCAGACTGA
- the lpxC gene encoding UDP-3-O-acyl-N-acetylglucosamine deacetylase, with protein sequence MIRQRTLKNSIRATGVGLHTGEKVYLTLRPAPVNSGIRFCRVDLDPVVEIAADPENVVDTVLSTCLGRDGVRVATVEHLLSAMAGLGIDNAYIDLSAPEVPIMDGSAGPFVFLIRSAGTLEQAAPKRFIRITRPLSIEDADGKRVSFTPYNGFKVSYTLEFDHPVFKSGERTAEVDFSSTSFVKEVSRARTFGFMRDIEYLRQNNLALGGSLDNAIVVDDYRVLNEDGLRYQNEFAKHKILDAIGDLYQLNRSVIGAFHGYKSGHELNNRLLRKLLVERDAWEEVTFEGEEVAPITYDQPLPVA encoded by the coding sequence ATGATTCGACAACGCACCCTTAAAAACAGCATCCGGGCAACCGGCGTCGGACTGCACACGGGCGAGAAGGTTTATCTCACGCTGCGGCCGGCGCCGGTGAACAGCGGCATTCGGTTCTGTCGGGTCGATCTTGATCCGGTTGTCGAGATCGCCGCGGATCCGGAGAACGTGGTCGATACGGTTCTGTCGACCTGTCTCGGCCGCGATGGTGTGCGTGTTGCCACGGTGGAGCACCTTCTCTCGGCGATGGCCGGGCTCGGCATCGATAATGCCTACATCGACCTGTCCGCGCCCGAGGTGCCCATCATGGACGGGAGTGCCGGGCCTTTCGTGTTCCTCATTCGCTCGGCCGGCACGCTGGAACAGGCGGCGCCGAAGCGATTCATCCGTATCACCCGGCCGCTGAGTATCGAGGACGCGGACGGCAAACGGGTGAGCTTTACGCCGTATAACGGTTTCAAGGTCAGCTATACCCTCGAGTTCGATCATCCGGTCTTCAAGTCCGGTGAGCGTACGGCGGAGGTGGATTTCTCCTCGACGTCTTTCGTCAAGGAGGTCAGTCGGGCACGCACGTTTGGTTTCATGCGCGATATCGAGTACCTACGGCAGAATAACCTCGCCCTCGGCGGGAGTCTCGACAATGCCATCGTGGTCGACGATTACCGGGTGTTGAACGAGGATGGGCTCCGTTATCAGAACGAGTTCGCCAAACACAAAATCCTTGATGCGATTGGCGATCTCTACCAGCTCAACCGCAGCGTGATCGGTGCGTTCCACGGGTACAAGTCCGGTCACGAACTCAACAACCGCCTGTTGCGCAAGCTGCTCGTCGAGCGCGATGCCTGGGAAGAGGTGACTTTCGAGGGCGAGGAAGTGGCGCCCATCACCTATGACCAGCCGCTACCCGTGGCCTGA
- a CDS encoding DciA family protein, whose amino-acid sequence MSERKGGGPGRLQGILRRSTNDIAAIRRQTALLEKATRTLNESLPPRLHGHWQVASLSAEALVITAESSVWATPLRANQSTLLEAAARLIAVQPARVQIRLAAPPPAKPPRDSVVLSAEAAEHLESAARGMDDARLATSLRRLASRRHERSSGHG is encoded by the coding sequence ATGAGCGAACGCAAGGGGGGCGGACCCGGTCGTCTACAGGGCATCCTGCGCCGGTCCACCAATGATATCGCCGCGATACGGCGACAGACGGCATTGCTCGAAAAGGCAACGCGCACACTCAACGAATCCCTGCCGCCGCGTCTGCACGGCCACTGGCAGGTTGCGTCGCTGTCTGCGGAGGCGCTGGTTATCACCGCCGAGAGTTCGGTGTGGGCAACCCCCTTGCGGGCCAATCAGTCAACGCTGCTCGAAGCGGCCGCGCGGCTGATTGCCGTCCAGCCTGCCAGGGTTCAGATCCGGCTGGCGGCACCGCCGCCGGCCAAACCCCCCAGAGACAGCGTCGTCCTCAGCGCCGAAGCGGCCGAACACCTGGAATCGGCCGCACGGGGGATGGATGATGCCCGCCTCGCGACCTCTCTTCGGCGACTGGCCTCACGCCGCCACGAACGCTCGTCAGGCCACGGGTAG